The Virgibacillus dokdonensis genome includes a window with the following:
- the glyA gene encoding serine hydroxymethyltransferase, translating into MENLLQEDPVIAKAIQQELSRQRDKIELIASENFVSEAVMEAMGTVLTNKYAEGYPGDRYYGGCAYVDIVEALARERVKNLFDAEHANVQPHSGSQANAAVYFAAVNPGDTILGMNLSHGGHLTHGSPVNFSGRLYHFVSYGVDEQTHLLDYDEVRKLAHEHKPRMIVVGASAYPRTIDFEAISNIAKEVGALFLVDMAHIAGIVAANLHPNPVPYADFVTTTTHKTLRGPRGGVILCKKSWAQAIDKAVFPAIQGGPHMHMIAAKAIALKENSSSEFKQYMKHVLQNAEVLAKALMAEGLDVVSGGTDNHLILLDLRNIAITGMDAQLLLDEIGITVNKNAIPFDSTSPQITSGIRLGTPALTTRGMEPEEMIEIARIISQALKNKHDSRLMNQLRDEVQKITSRFTLYERKIR; encoded by the coding sequence ATGGAGAATTTGCTTCAAGAAGATCCTGTTATAGCAAAAGCAATTCAACAGGAGCTATCTCGACAGCGCGATAAAATTGAATTGATTGCTTCAGAAAACTTTGTTAGTGAAGCTGTTATGGAGGCAATGGGAACCGTCTTAACAAATAAATATGCGGAAGGTTATCCAGGTGATAGATATTATGGAGGCTGTGCGTATGTTGACATAGTAGAAGCATTGGCTAGAGAAAGAGTTAAAAATCTATTTGATGCAGAACATGCCAATGTACAGCCACACTCAGGTTCGCAGGCTAATGCAGCAGTTTATTTTGCAGCTGTAAATCCGGGAGATACGATTTTAGGTATGAATTTATCACATGGTGGTCATTTAACACATGGAAGTCCTGTTAATTTTTCTGGTCGACTGTATCATTTTGTTTCTTATGGTGTGGATGAACAAACCCATTTACTAGACTATGATGAAGTAAGGAAACTTGCCCATGAACATAAACCTCGAATGATTGTAGTGGGAGCCAGTGCTTATCCACGTACGATTGATTTCGAAGCTATTTCTAACATTGCAAAAGAAGTAGGTGCGTTATTTCTTGTAGATATGGCTCATATTGCTGGTATTGTTGCAGCTAATTTACATCCAAATCCTGTGCCGTATGCTGATTTTGTAACAACGACAACCCATAAAACACTGCGAGGCCCAAGAGGAGGAGTGATTTTATGTAAGAAATCTTGGGCACAAGCAATAGATAAAGCAGTATTTCCAGCTATTCAGGGTGGGCCGCATATGCATATGATTGCTGCCAAAGCGATAGCATTGAAAGAAAATTCCTCCTCTGAATTCAAACAATATATGAAACATGTACTACAGAATGCAGAAGTTTTAGCTAAAGCATTGATGGCAGAGGGGTTAGATGTTGTCTCTGGAGGCACTGATAATCATCTCATCCTTTTAGATTTGCGAAATATTGCTATCACTGGAATGGATGCACAGTTGCTCCTTGATGAGATTGGAATTACGGTAAACAAAAATGCCATCCCGTTTGATTCGACAAGTCCACAGATAACAAGTGGAATACGTCTTGGTACACCAGCCTTAACTACAAGAGGAATGGAACCAGAAGAGATGATAGAGATAGCACGTATTATTTCACAAGCATTAAAAAATAAGCATGATTCACGATTAATGAATCAGCTTCGTGATGAGGTCCAAAAAATAACTTCGAGGTTTACCTTATATGAGCGAAAAATTCGTTGA
- a CDS encoding tRNA dihydrouridine synthase, whose protein sequence is MTDNFWRDLPKPFFVLAPMEDVTDVVFRHVVSEAGRPDVFFTEFTNSESYCHPEGKFSVRGRLTFTEDEQPIVAHIWGDKPENFRQMSIGMAEEGFKGVDINMGCPAPNVAANGKGCGLIRRPEVAAELIQAAKAGGLPVSVKTRLGYTQVEEWRDWLRHILQQDIANLSIHLRTKKEMSKVAAHWELIPEIKKLRDEVAPNTLLTINGDIPDRQTGLELAHQYGVDGIMIGRGIFKNPFAFEKEPKEHSSEELLDLLRLHLDLFDKYAMLEPRPFKPLRRFFKIYVRDFHGASELRNQLMSTETTDEVRTLLDNFEHC, encoded by the coding sequence ATGACAGATAATTTTTGGCGTGATTTACCAAAGCCGTTTTTCGTATTAGCACCAATGGAAGATGTAACGGATGTCGTATTTCGTCATGTCGTTAGTGAAGCTGGAAGACCCGATGTGTTTTTTACAGAATTTACAAACTCGGAGAGCTATTGCCATCCCGAGGGGAAATTTAGTGTGCGTGGACGCCTAACTTTCACAGAAGATGAACAGCCTATTGTAGCCCATATATGGGGAGATAAACCTGAAAACTTTCGCCAAATGAGTATTGGGATGGCGGAAGAAGGATTTAAAGGCGTTGATATTAATATGGGCTGCCCTGCACCTAATGTTGCAGCGAACGGAAAGGGATGTGGGCTTATTCGACGTCCAGAAGTTGCTGCAGAGCTGATTCAAGCAGCAAAAGCAGGCGGACTGCCCGTAAGTGTGAAGACAAGGCTTGGCTACACCCAAGTGGAAGAGTGGCGGGATTGGTTACGTCACATCCTACAACAAGACATTGCAAATCTTTCTATTCACTTACGTACAAAAAAAGAAATGAGTAAAGTAGCTGCCCATTGGGAGCTCATTCCAGAAATAAAGAAACTTCGTGATGAGGTAGCACCAAATACTTTATTAACCATTAATGGAGATATTCCTGATCGTCAGACTGGTTTGGAACTTGCCCATCAATATGGTGTAGATGGGATTATGATTGGTCGAGGTATATTTAAGAATCCATTTGCGTTTGAAAAAGAGCCGAAAGAACATAGCAGTGAGGAATTGCTTGACCTCCTAAGATTGCATCTGGATCTTTTCGATAAGTATGCTATGTTGGAGCCTCGTCCGTTTAAGCCGCTTCGTCGCTTTTTTAAGATATACGTCCGTGACTTTCACGGGGCGAGCGAGTTAAGGAATCAATTAATGAGTACAGAAACGACAGATGAAGTACGTACATTGCTGGATAACTTTGAGCATTGCTAA
- the thiD gene encoding bifunctional hydroxymethylpyrimidine kinase/phosphomethylpyrimidine kinase — MWVPRALSIAGSAARGGAGIQADLKTFQELGVFGLSSVTGIVAYHPDTNQNVFPLDLSAIKAQVYTALRDVGVDAIKTGMLYTKENICHVAKWMEEADTPHLVVDPVMVGKMDTPLLKVDAINTLKTKLIPLATIITPNMPEAALLLKANQPLTTVDDLKLAAIELKKLGAKYVLVKGGRLKGPAVDVLYDGDKLHMFEVQRIDTIHTNGAGCSYSAAITAQLAKGKPVQEAVKEAKKFITAAIRHSIAFKQGVGPPDFAAYHRFGGEAVKEKIVEYKNEEY, encoded by the coding sequence ATGTGGGTACCTAGAGCTTTATCAATTGCGGGCTCTGCTGCAAGGGGAGGTGCTGGGATTCAAGCTGATTTAAAAACTTTCCAGGAGTTAGGTGTGTTTGGTCTAAGTTCTGTTACTGGTATTGTTGCGTACCATCCAGATACGAATCAGAATGTATTCCCTTTAGACTTAAGTGCTATTAAAGCACAGGTATATACAGCGCTTCGTGACGTCGGGGTAGATGCAATAAAAACAGGCATGCTCTATACAAAGGAGAATATTTGCCATGTAGCCAAGTGGATGGAAGAGGCTGACACGCCCCATCTTGTTGTGGACCCGGTCATGGTCGGTAAAATGGATACACCTCTGTTAAAAGTCGATGCTATTAATACGCTTAAAACAAAACTAATACCTTTAGCAACAATTATTACACCAAATATGCCAGAAGCCGCATTATTACTAAAAGCGAATCAACCACTTACAACGGTTGATGACTTAAAACTAGCAGCAATAGAATTAAAAAAATTAGGTGCAAAATATGTCCTTGTCAAAGGAGGTCGCCTCAAAGGTCCAGCTGTTGATGTGCTATATGATGGTGATAAATTACATATGTTTGAAGTGCAGCGGATTGATACAATTCATACAAACGGAGCAGGATGTAGCTACTCTGCAGCAATTACAGCCCAGCTAGCAAAAGGTAAACCTGTCCAAGAAGCTGTAAAAGAAGCGAAAAAGTTTATTACTGCAGCTATTCGACATTCCATTGCATTTAAGCAAGGCGTAGGCCCTCCAGACTTTGCTGCATATCATAGGTTTGGTGGAGAAGCAGTCAAAGAAAAGATTGTAGAATATAAGAATGAAGAATACTAG
- a CDS encoding LysR family transcriptional regulator, with amino-acid sequence MELKQLEYFIVLCQELHFTRAAEKLGIAQPSLSQQIRLLEHEVGMPLFDRIEKKNILTDAGKTLLDHSYNIFHEISQARAAISELQGLGRGTLNIGALLTVVNYLLSPTVIDFHNAYPNIELSVQGLRTGDIYEKLLKNELDLGIVFLPLEHEDLEAIPLYKEDLAFAAPRDHIIAKEASVSLQVLKKTPTILLPETYFLRQVVNEQCRLMNFSPKPVLEMTTMESIIQMVSKGVGVTILPKAYLQYIDNVHIKTIPIQDPVITTQIGIAYRKNKHLCAASRVFMDQLITTVKDGRFN; translated from the coding sequence ATGGAACTAAAGCAATTGGAATACTTTATTGTATTATGTCAAGAGCTTCACTTTACACGAGCTGCTGAGAAATTAGGTATTGCTCAACCTTCTCTCAGTCAACAAATTCGCTTGTTAGAGCATGAGGTAGGGATGCCTTTGTTTGATCGTATTGAAAAAAAAAATATACTTACTGATGCAGGGAAAACATTACTAGATCACAGTTACAATATATTTCATGAAATTTCTCAGGCACGTGCTGCAATTAGTGAACTTCAAGGATTAGGGAGAGGGACGCTCAACATAGGCGCCCTACTCACAGTTGTTAATTACTTACTTTCACCAACAGTTATCGACTTTCACAACGCTTACCCTAATATAGAACTTTCTGTACAAGGCTTACGAACTGGAGATATTTACGAAAAGCTATTAAAAAATGAATTGGATTTGGGGATTGTTTTTTTACCATTGGAACATGAAGACCTAGAAGCTATTCCGCTCTATAAAGAAGACCTTGCTTTTGCTGCACCTAGAGATCACATCATAGCCAAAGAAGCGTCTGTATCACTTCAAGTTTTAAAAAAGACCCCAACTATTTTATTACCTGAAACCTATTTTCTACGACAAGTTGTTAACGAACAGTGCCGCTTAATGAATTTCTCCCCAAAGCCAGTACTTGAAATGACGACGATGGAATCTATCATTCAAATGGTCAGTAAGGGGGTCGGTGTTACGATACTGCCAAAAGCTTACTTACAATATATTGATAATGTACATATTAAAACGATCCCTATTCAAGATCCGGTAATTACCACACAGATTGGCATTGCCTATCGAAAGAACAAACATTTATGTGCTGCTAGTCGCGTTTTTATGGATCAGTTAATTACAACAGTTAAAGATGGACGATTTAACTAG
- a CDS encoding IS3 family transposase, whose translation MVEPLSRMQQLQLELADYVHWFNLNYITPIQFKENTLKNV comes from the coding sequence ATGGTAGAGCCTTTAAGCCGTATGCAGCAATTACAACTGGAGTTAGCTGATTATGTGCATTGGTTTAACCTAAACTATATAACACCTATTCAATTTAAAGAAAACACCTTAAAAAATGTCTAA
- a CDS encoding DUF2975 domain-containing protein, which yields MRRVAVQILKIAIFVIGIVVFGLCIFALPPLASSSAEMFPDFSYLQYTILLGLYVTTIPFFYALYQAFKLLTYMEKQLAFSAFAVRSLARIKYSAIVISLLYMIGMIYLLTQSALHPSIAIVGLAILFSAIVTMLFAAVLQGLLKNAMKIQSENELTI from the coding sequence ATGAGACGTGTAGCAGTACAAATCTTGAAGATTGCTATTTTTGTAATTGGCATCGTTGTATTCGGCTTATGTATTTTCGCCTTGCCTCCGTTAGCAAGCAGTTCAGCAGAAATGTTTCCGGACTTTTCTTATTTACAATACACTATTTTATTAGGCTTGTATGTGACGACAATCCCTTTTTTCTATGCGTTATATCAAGCGTTTAAGTTGTTGACTTATATGGAGAAGCAGCTTGCTTTTTCAGCGTTTGCGGTACGGTCATTAGCGCGTATTAAGTACAGCGCGATTGTCATTAGTCTGCTTTATATGATCGGAATGATTTATCTTCTAACGCAAAGTGCGCTTCATCCTAGTATTGCAATTGTAGGATTAGCGATTCTTTTTTCTGCCATCGTTACCATGTTGTTTGCCGCTGTTCTGCAAGGACTGTTGAAAAATGCAATGAAGATCCAATCAGAAAATGAGTTGACCATTTGA
- a CDS encoding helix-turn-helix domain-containing protein, whose product MAIIVHIDVMLAKRKMSVTELSEKVGITMANLSILKNGKAKAVRFSTLEAICKALDCQPGDILEYQADLETENKEENHRQVQ is encoded by the coding sequence ATGGCAATTATAGTTCATATTGATGTAATGTTAGCAAAAAGGAAAATGAGTGTAACGGAGCTTTCGGAAAAAGTAGGTATCACGATGGCGAACTTATCTATTTTAAAAAATGGCAAGGCGAAAGCAGTTCGTTTTTCTACGTTAGAAGCCATCTGTAAAGCGTTAGATTGTCAGCCAGGGGATATTTTAGAATATCAAGCTGACTTGGAGACAGAAAATAAAGAAGAGAATCATCGGCAAGTGCAATAG
- a CDS encoding SDR family oxidoreductase has protein sequence MVILKILVVGANGQIGKHLVKQIQDSGKHTARAMIRKQEQASYFNELGAETVIVDLEDEVAAITKAADDVDAVVFTAGSGPKTGKDKTLMVDLDGAVKTMEATKAAGVNRFVMVSSFDTSREAIQRASSSFAPYVVAKHYADEWLRSTNLDYTIVHPGLLTNDPGTGKVHAATKVERGEIPREDVASVIFGCLEDDTTIGKDFQTVTGETEMKQALQKL, from the coding sequence ATGGTTATTTTGAAAATTCTTGTTGTAGGAGCAAACGGACAAATTGGTAAACATCTGGTGAAACAAATTCAAGATAGTGGGAAACACACGGCAAGAGCAATGATTCGTAAACAAGAGCAAGCGAGCTATTTTAACGAATTAGGTGCAGAGACAGTCATTGTGGATCTTGAAGATGAGGTAGCAGCGATTACAAAAGCGGCTGATGATGTTGACGCTGTCGTGTTTACAGCTGGTTCAGGACCTAAAACTGGAAAAGACAAAACATTAATGGTGGATTTAGATGGTGCAGTCAAAACGATGGAAGCAACGAAAGCAGCTGGGGTAAATCGTTTTGTGATGGTAAGCTCATTTGACACAAGCCGGGAAGCCATCCAAAGAGCGTCATCTTCTTTTGCCCCATATGTTGTTGCTAAGCATTATGCAGATGAGTGGCTCAGAAGCACAAATTTAGATTATACGATTGTCCACCCTGGCTTATTAACAAATGATCCGGGAACGGGGAAAGTGCATGCAGCAACGAAAGTGGAGCGAGGAGAAATACCTCGAGAAGATGTGGCAAGCGTTATTTTCGGTTGTTTAGAAGACGACACAACCATTGGTAAAGATTTTCAAACCGTAACAGGTGAAACGGAAATGAAACAGGCATTACAGAAGTTATAA
- the hemL gene encoding glutamate-1-semialdehyde 2,1-aminomutase gives MNTKRVVSYSEALFQQAKNVIPGGVNSPVRAFSLVGSSPVFMKKGQGSHVVDVDGKKYIDYICSWGPLILGHAHPAVEKEIQKAVCNGSSFGLSTEIEVKMAKLICEIVPSIEMVRMVNSGTEAVMSALRLARGYTKRQKIIKFQGGYHGHADALLIKAGSGVATLGLPDSPGISKTIAADTITLPYNCMESIRHTFEQFGEQIAAVIVEPVAGNMGVVPPNTGFLQGLRAITEQYGSLLIFDEVMTGFRVNYHGAQSMYGVHPDITCLGKIIGGGLPVGAYGGKHEIMEQIAPAGPIYQAGTLSGNPLAMSAGYKTLQLLEKIEIYDELERKAARLEEGFKQNAEMTNVALKINRVGSMLSAFFTEQEVVDYETAKSSDMQVFKKYYMSMLDLGILTAPTPYEVMFLSAAHSDEDIEETIEAHYQALSNVKNVEGVCNKIN, from the coding sequence ATGAATACAAAAAGAGTAGTTTCGTACTCGGAAGCATTATTCCAACAAGCAAAAAATGTAATTCCTGGGGGAGTGAATAGCCCAGTACGTGCGTTTTCGCTGGTTGGATCTTCTCCTGTTTTCATGAAAAAAGGTCAAGGATCTCACGTAGTTGATGTTGATGGGAAGAAATATATTGATTATATATGTTCATGGGGGCCTTTAATACTTGGCCATGCGCATCCAGCAGTGGAAAAAGAGATACAGAAAGCAGTATGCAATGGATCAAGCTTTGGGTTGTCTACTGAGATAGAAGTAAAAATGGCTAAATTAATATGTGAAATTGTTCCCTCTATTGAAATGGTACGTATGGTGAACTCTGGAACAGAAGCCGTAATGAGCGCATTACGTTTAGCGAGGGGATATACGAAGCGGCAAAAAATCATTAAATTTCAAGGGGGTTATCATGGACATGCTGATGCTTTGTTAATCAAAGCAGGTTCAGGTGTCGCCACATTAGGATTACCTGATAGCCCGGGCATCTCCAAAACAATCGCTGCTGACACTATTACATTACCTTATAATTGTATGGAAAGTATTCGTCATACTTTTGAACAATTTGGTGAACAAATTGCAGCCGTTATTGTTGAGCCAGTTGCAGGAAATATGGGAGTCGTGCCGCCAAATACTGGCTTTCTTCAAGGGTTACGTGCAATTACCGAACAGTACGGTAGCTTGCTTATCTTTGATGAAGTAATGACGGGTTTTCGCGTAAACTATCATGGGGCACAGAGTATGTACGGAGTCCATCCTGATATTACTTGTTTGGGAAAGATCATTGGAGGAGGATTGCCAGTAGGAGCTTATGGAGGCAAACATGAAATCATGGAACAGATCGCCCCTGCCGGACCAATTTATCAAGCGGGAACATTATCGGGGAATCCACTTGCCATGTCAGCCGGATATAAAACGCTTCAGTTATTGGAGAAAATCGAGATCTATGATGAATTGGAAAGAAAAGCTGCAAGGTTAGAAGAAGGTTTCAAACAAAACGCTGAAATGACAAATGTAGCATTAAAAATAAATAGGGTAGGTTCCATGCTTTCTGCTTTTTTTACAGAACAAGAGGTTGTTGATTATGAAACAGCGAAGAGTTCAGATATGCAAGTTTTTAAAAAGTATTATATGAGTATGCTGGATTTGGGGATTTTGACAGCCCCTACGCCTTATGAAGTGATGTTCCTATCTGCAGCACACTCCGATGAAGATATTGAAGAGACAATTGAGGCCCATTATCAGGCGCTTAGTAATGTCAAAAATGTAGAAGGAGTTTGTAATAAAATCAATTAA
- a CDS encoding YggS family pyridoxal phosphate-dependent enzyme — protein MNAGWIEDNLKFVREKINSTCQAAGRDPNNVKLLLATKTVSEYKIKQALEAGETLIGENKVQELQEKYSLLQNETVEWHFIGHLQTNKVKQVLKFVTCIHSVDRLKLGRVLHRELTKENRKLDILVQVNTSYEESKFGVAPEDTLNLIKQLAELDTLNIKGLMTIGKLTTDDKETRECFRLLKSIQQQVIEQNDPRVEMDILSMGMSGDFSIAIEEGATLVRVGTAIFGEREYPDSYYWNEQFSIRDE, from the coding sequence ATGAATGCTGGTTGGATTGAGGACAACTTGAAGTTTGTTAGAGAAAAAATAAATTCGACATGTCAAGCTGCCGGGAGAGACCCGAACAACGTAAAGTTACTGTTGGCAACGAAAACGGTTTCGGAATACAAGATAAAGCAGGCTCTTGAAGCTGGTGAAACGTTGATTGGAGAAAATAAAGTTCAAGAATTACAGGAGAAGTATTCTTTATTACAAAATGAAACGGTGGAATGGCACTTCATAGGTCATTTACAAACAAATAAAGTGAAGCAAGTTTTAAAATTTGTAACTTGCATTCATTCAGTAGACCGTTTGAAGTTGGGAAGAGTATTACATAGGGAACTTACAAAAGAAAATAGAAAATTAGATATCCTTGTACAGGTAAACACTTCATATGAAGAAAGCAAATTTGGAGTTGCACCTGAGGACACTTTAAATCTGATAAAACAACTTGCTGAATTAGATACCTTGAATATTAAAGGTCTAATGACTATTGGGAAATTGACTACGGATGATAAAGAGACTAGAGAATGTTTTCGTCTCTTAAAGTCAATTCAGCAACAGGTTATTGAGCAAAATGATCCTAGAGTTGAAATGGATATATTATCCATGGGTATGTCAGGTGATTTCTCTATAGCTATAGAAGAAGGGGCAACACTTGTTCGAGTAGGAACTGCAATATTTGGAGAAAGAGAGTATCCTGACAGTTATTATTGGAATGAACAATTCAGTATAAGAGATGAATGA
- a CDS encoding carboxymuconolactone decarboxylase family protein, translated as MEQRINYYNVAPEALNIMMEMEKYTKTTGIDRKLRELIKIRASQINGCAYCMNMHTADARKMGETEQRLYCISAWKECTFYTDAEKVALELTEYVTLISSKRVPDELYHRVREYFDERQYVNLVLIINQINSWNRIAIAMGNTATEK; from the coding sequence ATGGAACAGAGAATTAATTATTATAACGTTGCACCAGAAGCGCTTAATATTATGATGGAAATGGAGAAGTATACGAAAACTACAGGTATAGATCGTAAGCTTCGCGAACTGATTAAAATTCGAGCTTCTCAAATCAATGGCTGTGCCTATTGTATGAACATGCATACAGCAGATGCACGGAAAATGGGGGAAACAGAACAGCGTTTATATTGTATTAGTGCTTGGAAAGAGTGCACATTTTACACAGATGCGGAAAAAGTAGCTCTTGAGTTGACAGAGTACGTGACTTTAATTTCATCAAAACGGGTGCCAGATGAGCTTTATCACCGAGTACGTGAATATTTTGATGAAAGACAATATGTTAACCTTGTTCTAATAATAAATCAAATCAACAGTTGGAATAGGATTGCTATTGCAATGGGAAATACAGCAACTGAAAAATAA
- a CDS encoding flagellin: protein MIINHNIAALNTHRQLSNNNGAVQNSLEKLSSGLKINKAGDDAAGLAISEKMRGQIRGLEMAQKNAQDGISLAQTAEGAMNETHAILQRMRELAVQSSNDTNTDNDRAELQKEVNQLANALNDISEDTEFNTKKLLDGSFKATFHVGANEGQNLSLEISKMDAESLGVNAGTLTEETADVEIGSESFTGETVLKNEADDVVAVQAGTGDAEGFYKLSDVEAVDNSGTFEIQVKDGAEIYVATDEVDATDKTVTPDGGIDISSQAAADKAITTLQSAIDTVSAERSKIGAVQNRLQHTINNLGTSAENLTAAESRIRDVDMAKEMMNFTKDNILTQAAQSMLAQANQQPQGVLQLLR, encoded by the coding sequence ATGATTATTAATCACAACATTGCAGCGTTGAACACTCATCGTCAACTTTCTAACAACAACGGCGCTGTACAAAACTCATTGGAGAAGCTTTCTTCAGGTCTTAAAATTAACAAAGCAGGAGATGACGCTGCAGGTCTAGCAATCTCTGAAAAAATGCGTGGTCAAATCCGCGGTTTGGAAATGGCACAAAAAAACGCACAAGATGGTATCTCTTTAGCGCAAACTGCTGAAGGTGCAATGAATGAAACGCATGCTATCCTTCAACGTATGCGTGAATTAGCCGTACAATCTTCTAACGACACGAATACAGATAATGACCGTGCTGAGCTACAAAAAGAGGTCAATCAATTAGCGAATGCGCTAAATGATATTTCTGAAGACACCGAATTCAACACGAAAAAATTACTTGATGGTTCATTCAAAGCTACTTTCCATGTTGGAGCAAATGAAGGCCAAAACCTTTCTCTTGAAATTAGTAAAATGGATGCCGAAAGTCTCGGTGTAAACGCTGGAACACTTACAGAAGAAACCGCAGATGTTGAGATAGGTAGTGAATCTTTCACTGGCGAGACAGTTCTAAAAAATGAGGCTGATGACGTGGTTGCAGTACAAGCTGGTACAGGTGATGCTGAAGGATTTTACAAGTTAAGTGATGTGGAAGCTGTAGATAATTCTGGAACCTTTGAGATTCAAGTAAAAGATGGAGCAGAAATTTACGTAGCGACCGATGAAGTAGATGCTACTGATAAAACCGTTACCCCTGATGGAGGTATTGATATTTCTTCTCAAGCGGCTGCGGATAAAGCAATTACTACTCTCCAAAGTGCGATTGATACAGTATCTGCTGAGCGTTCGAAAATTGGTGCAGTACAAAATCGTTTGCAACATACCATTAACAATCTAGGTACGTCTGCTGAAAACTTAACAGCCGCTGAATCACGAATCCGTGATGTGGATATGGCGAAAGAAATGATGAACTTTACGAAGGACAACATTCTTACACAAGCTGCTCAATCTATGCTTGCACAAGCTAACCAACAACCACAAGGCGTACTTCAATTACTTCGTTAA
- the tyrP gene encoding tyrosine-tyramine antiporter → MAKTKSLTLFGLIGITMAFFGTVRSVPTLSITGWTQIFYMLIAAVLFALPIALMSAELSTGWPEEGGPTVWVKNALGEKWGFVTSWLLWVQMFFGMVMVASTVGVLFGYVVNAPELSSNNYFIFAVILISYWGVTILNLKFDMVKVAGNWGAIIGVYIPFVILVVLGVIYMIKNGIQPNSYLGDFKPSDLVPNFKDLGSLTYLSGIIFIFAGVEISSVHANNIENPKRNYPIAVIASVLLLVFFNIVAGLTVSNAVPVGELELANITQPYMIFSENLGIPSIFVNIISLMILIGVLVQLSAWVLGPSKAMIKVADEGNLPKFFQKRTEKDIPITFVLIQAIVISLVSFLYVVVPDVNSAFLIITITTTILYCIVYALIAISAIRLRYKMPEVVRPFRLGNKGNGLMWFVSILSLISVAITLTVSIIPPSILQPSQYTGYIIYQIAATVIMVGIALFIHKCKKPEWKKETTTNHKKCS, encoded by the coding sequence ATGGCTAAAACAAAAAGCCTAACACTTTTTGGGTTGATCGGTATTACGATGGCTTTTTTTGGTACGGTACGTAGTGTGCCAACACTTTCCATAACTGGATGGACACAAATTTTTTATATGTTAATTGCGGCAGTTCTATTTGCATTGCCAATCGCTTTGATGTCTGCTGAACTCTCTACAGGCTGGCCAGAGGAAGGCGGACCTACAGTTTGGGTGAAGAACGCATTAGGTGAGAAATGGGGATTTGTTACCTCATGGTTACTATGGGTTCAAATGTTTTTTGGTATGGTCATGGTTGCGTCTACAGTAGGTGTGTTATTTGGATACGTTGTTAATGCACCAGAGCTATCTTCAAACAATTACTTTATTTTTGCAGTTATTTTAATATCTTACTGGGGCGTGACGATATTAAATCTCAAATTTGATATGGTAAAAGTGGCTGGTAACTGGGGAGCTATTATCGGTGTTTATATTCCATTCGTTATCCTAGTTGTTCTAGGTGTTATCTATATGATTAAGAATGGTATTCAACCAAATAGCTATTTAGGAGATTTTAAACCGAGTGATCTTGTTCCGAATTTTAAAGACTTAGGTAGCTTAACTTACTTATCAGGAATTATCTTTATTTTTGCAGGTGTAGAAATCTCATCTGTGCATGCAAATAATATCGAAAATCCTAAACGTAATTATCCAATTGCTGTTATAGCATCTGTTCTTTTGTTGGTTTTCTTTAATATTGTCGCTGGTTTAACTGTTTCAAACGCAGTACCAGTAGGTGAATTGGAGTTAGCTAATATTACACAACCGTACATGATTTTTTCTGAAAACTTGGGTATCCCATCCATTTTCGTTAATATCATTTCCTTAATGATTTTAATTGGGGTGTTAGTCCAATTAAGTGCATGGGTACTTGGCCCAAGTAAAGCGATGATCAAAGTTGCGGATGAAGGTAACTTGCCTAAATTCTTTCAAAAAAGAACGGAAAAAGACATTCCGATAACCTTTGTACTAATTCAAGCAATTGTTATTTCTCTAGTATCTTTCTTGTACGTAGTTGTTCCTGATGTGAATAGTGCCTTTTTAATTATTACAATTACAACAACCATTTTATATTGTATTGTGTATGCATTGATTGCTATTTCAGCAATCCGCTTACGCTATAAAATGCCAGAAGTTGTACGTCCATTTAGATTAGGAAATAAAGGAAATGGATTAATGTGGTTTGTTTCCATTCTTTCTTTAATTAGTGTAGCAATTACACTTACTGTCAGTATTATACCACCATCTATTTTACAACCTAGTCAGTACACAGGTTATATTATTTATCAAATAGCAGCTACAGTAATAATGGTAGGTATAGCTCTTTTTATTCACAAATGTAAAAAACCAGAATGGAAGAAAGAAACAACAACTAATCATAAAAAATGTAGCTAA